The Mycolicibacterium flavescens genome has a segment encoding these proteins:
- the uppS_2 gene encoding undecaprenyl diphosphate synthase has product MPKHVAVVMDGNGRWATQRGLHRTEGHKMGEAVLIDITCGAIEIGIKHLTVYAFSTENWKRSTEEVRFLMGFNREVVRRRRENLNDMGVRMRWVGSRPRMWRSVIKEFDIAEQMTVGNDVITINYCVNYGGRTEIIEATRELARLAADGRIKPDRISEATFAKHLHRSDIPDVDLFIRTSGEQRASNFLLWQAAYAEFVFQDKLWPDYDRRDLWAACEEYVNRNRRFGRA; this is encoded by the coding sequence GTGCCCAAGCACGTCGCCGTCGTCATGGATGGCAACGGGCGCTGGGCCACCCAGCGTGGCCTGCACCGCACCGAGGGGCACAAGATGGGTGAGGCCGTCCTCATCGACATCACCTGCGGGGCAATCGAAATCGGCATCAAACACCTGACGGTGTATGCGTTCTCCACCGAGAATTGGAAACGCAGCACCGAAGAGGTGCGCTTCCTGATGGGCTTCAACCGGGAAGTGGTGCGTCGCCGCCGGGAGAACCTCAACGACATGGGCGTGCGGATGCGCTGGGTCGGCTCGCGGCCCCGCATGTGGCGCAGCGTGATCAAGGAGTTCGACATCGCCGAGCAGATGACCGTCGGGAACGACGTCATCACGATCAACTACTGCGTCAACTACGGCGGACGGACCGAGATCATCGAGGCGACGCGCGAGCTCGCGCGGTTGGCCGCCGACGGCAGGATCAAGCCGGACCGCATCAGCGAGGCGACGTTCGCCAAGCACCTGCACCGCTCCGACATCCCCGACGTGGACCTGTTCATCCGGACCTCGGGGGAGCAGCGCGCCAGCAACTTCCTGCTCTGGCAGGCCGCCTACGCCGAGTTCGTGTTCCAGGACAAGTTGTGGCCGGACTACGACCGCCGCGACCTGTGGGCCGCCTGCGAGGAGTACGTCAACCGCAACCGTCGCTTCGGCAGAGCCTGA
- the fur gene encoding Fe2+/Zn2+ uptake regulation protein has product MPMSMGVRATRQRAAIADLLENVDEFRSAQELHDELRRRGEGIGLTTVYRTLQQMAAAGVVDTLRTDTGESVYRRCSEDHHHHLVCRACGSTVEIQGGDVETWTADIARQHGFSDISHTIEIFGVCGQCTTTNGSAD; this is encoded by the coding sequence ATGCCGATGAGCATGGGAGTGCGCGCCACGAGGCAACGCGCAGCCATCGCGGACCTGCTCGAGAACGTCGACGAATTCCGTTCGGCACAGGAACTGCACGACGAGCTGCGCCGCCGCGGCGAAGGCATCGGGCTGACCACCGTGTACCGCACCCTGCAACAGATGGCGGCCGCAGGCGTCGTCGACACGCTGCGCACCGACACCGGCGAGTCGGTGTACCGCCGCTGTTCGGAGGACCACCATCACCACCTGGTCTGTCGCGCGTGCGGTTCGACGGTGGAGATCCAGGGCGGCGACGTCGAGACCTGGACCGCCGACATCGCCCGACAGCACGGCTTCTCCGACATCAGCCACACGATCGAAATCTTCGGCGTGTGCGGGCAGTGCACGACGACGAACGGTTCAGCCGACTAG